In Deltaproteobacteria bacterium PRO3, the following are encoded in one genomic region:
- a CDS encoding sigma-70 family RNA polymerase sigma factor: MNRPHTESPRDDELVAAYLQGRSEAFGVLFQRYKNGIFFVVRNYFPNRERAEEVFQEVFLKLLERLEHFDGSGSFRGWFF; encoded by the coding sequence ATGAACCGACCCCACACCGAATCCCCTCGCGACGACGAATTGGTCGCCGCCTATTTGCAAGGCCGTTCCGAGGCCTTCGGGGTCTTGTTTCAACGCTACAAGAACGGGATCTTTTTTGTGGTTCGCAATTATTTTCCCAATCGAGAGCGCGCGGAGGAGGTTTTCCAAGAGGTCTTCCTCAAGCTGCTCGAGCGCCTGGAGCACTTCGACGGCTCGGGCTCGTTTCGGGGCTGGTTCTTC
- a CDS encoding TolC family protein, whose product MASLLWKCGNWRGWAGLIAALWTLGSPGRALAQIPSVLGESDVISWVVRRNLGIQAAAYDPQIAGTEITKTKGQFDTQVSGQASYNLDRSDKTSIIFGTDNRSVVWDAKAEKKFPVGVQGAISLGNLRESTNSAFATDPAFFDTRLRFDVKAAMLKNRFGKSDKAQVALAEAGQKVSEELSRTVVEDRAAEAVTSYWNWVATRYYVEVARRFLKLAQDFLDTTQNKKVLGLAEDTDTLGAQALVVERQAELERAKNLSLDAEKRLRYLLDDGAGKSWRAKDPLRSERRPSLKEDLLQTALQSRPEYLALRREAEAKDIQISLAKDQKWPSLDLFTSLELNSVDPSYGTVLRETFSAQHPNWLIGAQFSLSIENRIAKGELDRGKLEKAKVLVQMKELENLIALEIDESWREVLLQRKETDNFTRAADLQRRKMEEETQKYFLGRSDSDTIVRFQEDALAAERKRLEAELRYRLAWVQLRKSAGTLVPPGAESQAGAEK is encoded by the coding sequence ATGGCTAGCCTTTTATGGAAATGTGGGAATTGGCGCGGCTGGGCGGGTCTTATCGCCGCGCTGTGGACCTTGGGATCGCCGGGGCGCGCCCTCGCGCAAATCCCGAGCGTCTTGGGGGAGTCCGACGTCATCTCCTGGGTGGTGCGCCGCAACCTGGGGATCCAGGCCGCCGCCTACGACCCGCAGATCGCGGGGACCGAGATCACCAAGACCAAGGGGCAGTTCGACACCCAGGTCTCCGGCCAGGCCTCCTACAACCTCGACCGCTCCGATAAGACCAGCATCATCTTTGGCACCGACAATCGCAGCGTGGTCTGGGATGCCAAGGCCGAGAAGAAATTTCCCGTCGGCGTCCAAGGGGCGATCAGCCTCGGAAACCTGCGCGAGTCAACCAATTCCGCCTTCGCCACCGATCCCGCCTTCTTCGACACCCGGCTGCGCTTCGACGTCAAGGCGGCGATGCTGAAGAACCGCTTCGGCAAGTCCGACAAGGCCCAGGTCGCCCTCGCCGAGGCGGGGCAGAAGGTTTCGGAAGAGCTCTCCCGGACGGTCGTCGAAGATCGCGCGGCGGAGGCCGTGACCTCCTACTGGAATTGGGTCGCCACCCGCTACTACGTCGAGGTGGCCCGCCGCTTCCTCAAGCTGGCCCAGGACTTCCTGGATACCACTCAAAACAAGAAGGTCCTGGGCCTGGCCGAGGACACCGACACCCTGGGCGCCCAGGCCCTCGTCGTCGAGCGCCAGGCCGAGCTGGAGCGGGCCAAGAACCTCAGCCTCGACGCCGAAAAGCGGCTGCGCTACCTGCTCGACGACGGCGCCGGGAAGTCCTGGCGTGCCAAGGACCCGCTGCGCAGCGAGCGGAGGCCTAGCCTCAAAGAAGATTTATTACAGACCGCGCTGCAATCCCGCCCCGAGTACCTTGCGCTGCGCCGGGAGGCCGAGGCGAAGGACATCCAGATCTCGCTCGCCAAGGACCAAAAGTGGCCGAGCCTCGACCTCTTCACCTCCCTTGAGCTCAATTCCGTAGATCCCAGCTACGGGACGGTGTTGCGAGAGACCTTCAGCGCCCAACACCCCAATTGGCTGATCGGGGCGCAATTCAGCCTCAGCATCGAAAACCGCATCGCCAAAGGGGAGTTGGACCGCGGCAAGCTCGAAAAGGCCAAGGTCCTGGTCCAGATGAAGGAGCTGGAGAACCTGATCGCGCTCGAGATCGACGAGAGCTGGCGCGAGGTCCTGCTCCAGCGCAAGGAGACGGATAACTTCACACGCGCCGCCGACCTGCAGCGCCGCAAGATGGAGGAGGAGACGCAAAAGTACTTCCTGGGCCGCTCCGACAGCGACACCATCGTGCGCTTCCAAGAGGACGCCCTCGCCGCCGAGCGCAAGCGACTCGAGGCCGAGCTGCGCTATCGCTTGGCCTGGGTGCAGCTGCGCAAGTCCGCCGGGACCCTGGTGCCCCCGGGCGCCGAAAGCCAAGCGGGTGCCGAAAAATGA
- a CDS encoding efflux RND transporter permease subunit, translated as MKSLSEWSVRNGLLVNLLTLFVIVAGVMALMNNRREAFPNFSFDVVQVRTHYQGATPAQIEKLITIPIEKELKEVDDIKEMVSASIEGMSLIYLVIEPDAANKDKTVNDIQRAVDRAEDLPEDLKEKPVVEEFTTKNTPMLEVTLYGDMPDLELRRQARLLEAALLDDPNVAKVTRRGYREPEYSVEVDPDKMAHYHLSLSDVMRALSATNVNIPGGDIREGGQEFLLRISGEYFAPEEILDVVIRSNDAGFAVKVRDVGRVIPTLEKVTITNRTDGAPSINLQILKRDRSDVIDLVRDVKAIIADFQAKAPPELKIGIVDDVSYYVERRLKVLINNALIGLVLLMIPLLVFLTPRTALSAALGIPTAVMATFAMMHFFGITINLMSLFGLIMVSGMLVDEDIVIAENVHRLMEEGMPPRLAAVEGTKQVASSVVATVLTTVTAFAPLLFMTGIFGKFVKQIPQVVIITLCASLVQALVVLPSHIYDLNKMSEDEARKHFERSSKHRLMNGLLGFYEKTLRFLISRRYFATLFFTLLMLGTFAFGYFKVPFILFPAEGIEQFFVRVEGEVGTPVEVTTQRMQAIEKALMKLPKNELDHFVTMGGITQNDPTDPFTNRASHVGQVWVFLTPETERQRTAHDIIESLRPEVEKIEGFKKVYFDNVRPGPPVGKPVAVRVKGDDFAVLDKLAQQYVAYLNTLPGVKDVKSDYEPGKSELRAQIDVGRMSQAGLTYQDVASAVRASFEGGIATTIKQGDEEIDVVVRFPEEIRRNKTSLQDVLISNREGRLIPLKQIATFRTEPALSMIKHDDRKRLISVTANVDEAVTTSRKVNAALAEHFKDKIKEFPGVLVKYGGEEEDTQESLDSLIRAMVLAIFLTFIIIAATFRSLWEPLVILTTIPMGMMGVVYGFYLFGEPLGFLATLGIIGFVGVIVDGALLIIEFINQEKAKGLAFKEAIVRGSKARLRPIILTTATTVLGIVPSAFGIGGTDPFIQPMAFAMNWGLAVGTFLAVLFIPVFLAVLDDVFGRFRRKESAA; from the coding sequence ATGAAATCGCTCTCCGAATGGTCGGTCCGAAACGGCCTCTTGGTCAACCTGCTCACCCTCTTCGTCATCGTCGCGGGGGTGATGGCCCTCATGAACAACCGGCGCGAGGCCTTTCCCAACTTCTCCTTCGACGTGGTCCAGGTCCGAACCCACTACCAAGGCGCGACGCCGGCCCAGATCGAGAAGCTGATCACCATTCCCATCGAAAAGGAACTCAAGGAAGTCGACGACATCAAAGAGATGGTCAGCGCCTCGATCGAGGGCATGTCGCTCATCTACTTGGTCATCGAGCCGGACGCCGCCAACAAGGATAAGACCGTCAACGATATCCAACGCGCCGTCGACCGGGCCGAGGACCTGCCCGAGGACCTGAAGGAAAAGCCGGTGGTCGAGGAGTTCACCACCAAAAACACGCCCATGCTCGAGGTGACCCTTTACGGCGACATGCCCGACCTCGAGCTGCGGCGCCAGGCGCGCCTGCTCGAGGCGGCCCTGCTCGACGACCCCAACGTCGCCAAGGTGACCCGCCGCGGCTACCGCGAGCCGGAGTATTCCGTCGAGGTCGACCCCGACAAGATGGCGCATTACCATCTGAGCCTCTCCGACGTGATGCGAGCCCTCTCCGCGACCAACGTCAACATCCCCGGCGGCGACATCCGGGAGGGCGGGCAGGAGTTCTTGCTGCGGATCTCGGGCGAGTATTTCGCCCCCGAGGAGATCCTCGACGTCGTGATCCGCAGCAACGACGCGGGTTTCGCGGTCAAGGTGCGCGATGTAGGACGGGTGATCCCGACCCTCGAGAAGGTCACCATCACCAACCGCACCGACGGGGCCCCCTCGATCAACCTGCAAATCCTCAAGCGGGACCGCTCCGACGTCATCGACCTGGTGCGGGACGTCAAGGCCATCATCGCCGACTTCCAGGCCAAGGCGCCGCCTGAGCTCAAGATCGGGATCGTCGACGACGTCTCCTACTACGTGGAACGGCGGCTGAAGGTATTGATCAACAACGCCCTGATCGGCTTGGTGTTGTTGATGATACCGCTGCTGGTCTTCCTGACTCCGCGCACGGCGCTCAGTGCGGCCTTGGGCATTCCCACGGCGGTCATGGCCACCTTCGCGATGATGCATTTCTTCGGCATCACCATCAACCTGATGAGCCTCTTCGGCCTCATCATGGTCTCGGGCATGCTGGTCGACGAGGACATCGTCATCGCCGAGAACGTCCACCGCCTGATGGAGGAGGGGATGCCGCCGAGGCTCGCTGCGGTGGAGGGCACCAAGCAGGTGGCCAGCTCGGTCGTGGCGACGGTCCTGACCACCGTCACCGCCTTCGCGCCACTGCTGTTCATGACCGGGATCTTCGGAAAATTCGTCAAGCAGATCCCCCAGGTCGTCATCATCACGCTCTGCGCCTCCCTGGTGCAGGCCCTGGTGGTGTTGCCTTCGCACATCTACGACCTCAACAAGATGTCCGAGGACGAGGCGCGCAAGCACTTCGAACGCAGCTCGAAGCACCGACTGATGAACGGCCTCTTGGGCTTCTACGAGAAGACCCTGCGTTTCCTGATCTCGCGGCGCTATTTCGCGACCCTGTTTTTTACGCTCTTGATGCTCGGGACCTTCGCCTTCGGCTACTTCAAGGTTCCCTTCATCCTCTTTCCCGCGGAGGGGATCGAGCAGTTCTTCGTGCGCGTCGAGGGCGAGGTGGGCACGCCCGTCGAGGTGACCACCCAGCGCATGCAGGCCATCGAAAAGGCTCTGATGAAGCTGCCCAAAAACGAGCTGGACCATTTCGTCACGATGGGCGGGATCACCCAGAACGACCCGACCGATCCTTTCACCAACCGGGCCAGCCACGTCGGCCAGGTCTGGGTCTTCCTCACCCCGGAGACCGAGCGGCAGCGCACCGCCCACGACATCATCGAGAGCCTGCGCCCCGAGGTCGAGAAGATCGAGGGTTTCAAGAAGGTCTATTTCGACAACGTCCGGCCCGGTCCGCCGGTCGGGAAGCCGGTCGCGGTGCGGGTCAAGGGCGACGACTTCGCGGTATTGGACAAATTGGCGCAGCAGTACGTCGCCTACCTTAATACCCTCCCGGGCGTGAAGGACGTGAAGAGCGACTACGAGCCGGGCAAGTCCGAACTGCGCGCCCAGATCGACGTCGGCCGGATGTCCCAGGCGGGGCTCACCTACCAGGACGTCGCCTCCGCGGTACGGGCCTCCTTCGAGGGCGGGATCGCGACGACCATCAAGCAGGGCGACGAGGAGATCGACGTCGTGGTGCGGTTTCCCGAGGAGATCCGCCGCAATAAGACCAGCCTGCAGGACGTCCTGATCTCCAACCGGGAGGGACGGCTGATCCCCCTCAAGCAAATCGCGACCTTCCGGACCGAACCGGCCCTCTCGATGATCAAGCACGACGACCGCAAGCGCCTGATCTCGGTGACCGCCAACGTCGACGAGGCCGTCACTACCTCGCGGAAGGTCAATGCGGCCCTGGCCGAGCATTTCAAAGATAAGATCAAGGAATTCCCCGGCGTCCTGGTCAAGTACGGCGGCGAGGAGGAGGACACCCAGGAGTCCCTCGACAGCCTGATCCGCGCCATGGTCCTGGCCATCTTTCTGACGTTTATCATCATTGCCGCGACCTTCCGCTCGCTGTGGGAGCCGCTGGTAATCCTGACGACCATCCCCATGGGCATGATGGGGGTCGTGTACGGATTTTACCTCTTCGGCGAGCCGCTGGGTTTCCTCGCGACCTTGGGCATCATTGGCTTTGTCGGCGTCATCGTCGACGGGGCGCTTTTGATTATCGAATTCATCAACCAAGAGAAGGCCAAGGGCTTGGCCTTCAAAGAGGCCATCGTCCGCGGGTCCAAGGCCCGCCTGCGCCCCATCATCCTCACCACCGCCACCACCGTCCTGGGCATCGTCCCCTCGGCCTTCGGGATCGGCGGCACCGACCCCTTCATTCAGCCGATGGCCTTCGCGATGAATTGGGGCCTGGCGGTCGGGACTTTCCTGGCGGTCTTGTTCATTCCGGTCTTCCTCGCGGTGCTGGACGACGTCTTCGGCCGCTTCCGCCGCAAGGAATCCGCGGCTTAA